In the genome of Dioscorea cayenensis subsp. rotundata cultivar TDr96_F1 chromosome 1, TDr96_F1_v2_PseudoChromosome.rev07_lg8_w22 25.fasta, whole genome shotgun sequence, one region contains:
- the LOC120260981 gene encoding late embryogenesis abundant protein 6-like, with product MQAAKEKMKDMVSVAKEKVKKHTAKAEEKAEKVTARTELDKEIAHEKSKAKQAEAKMELHREKADHRAEKLYGGIHHHQPPVTAAGTTTYPVSGGKHHNQPTVTTTGTTTTTTYPVSGAPPSSKYY from the coding sequence ATGCAGGCAGCTAAGGAGAAGATGAAGGACATGGTGAGCGTGGCTAAAGAGAAGGTCAAGAAACATACGGCCAAGGCTGAGGAGAAAGCCGAAAAGGTGACAGCAAGGACGGAGTTGGACAAGGAGATAGCCCATGAGAAGTCTAAGGCCAAGCAAGCTGAGGCTAAGATGGAGCTCCACCGTGAAAAAGCTGACCACCGGGCTGAGAAACTTTATGGTGGCATACACCACCACCAACCACCTGTCACCGCCGCTGGAACCACCACTTATCCGGTCTCCGGCGGTAAACATCATAACCAACCAACTGTTACCACCACAggaaccaccaccaccaccacttaTCCGGTCTCTGGCGCGCCACCGAGTAGCAAGTATTACTAG
- the LOC120260973 gene encoding glycine cleavage system H protein 3, mitochondrial-like, translating to MAFKLWASSAANALKISCSGARAPLLPAFSISRCFSSVLDGLKYSNSHEWVKHEGSVATVGITDHAQGHLGEVVFVELPESGTSVSKGAGFGAVESVKATSDVNSPISGEVIEVNTKLSETPGLINSSPYEDGWMIKVKPSSPAELDSLMGSKEYTKFCEEEDAHH from the exons ATGGCTTTTAAGCTTTGGGCTTCTTCAGCTGCCAATGCACTCAAGATATCTTGCAGTGGAGCCAGAGCACCTCTCCTCCCTGCCTTCTCCATCTCCAGATGCTTTTCCTCTG TTCTGGATGGTTTGAAGTACAGTAATTCTCATGAATGGGTGAAGCATGAAGGTTCTGTTGCTACCGTTGGCATCACTGACCATGCTCAG GGTCATCTGGGAGAAGTGGTGTTTGTTGAGCTGCCAGAATCTGGGACTTCAGTCAGTAAAGGAGCCGGCTTTGGAGCAGTGGAGAGTGTGAAGGCCACAAGTGATGTTAATTCACCAATTTCTGGCGAAGTCATTGAAGTTAATACCAAGTTGTCAGAAACTCCAGGACTG ATAAATTCAAGTCCTTACGAAGATGGTTGGATGATCAAGGTGAAACCAAGCAGCCCTGCCGAATTGGATTCATTAATGGGATCAAAAGAATACACCAAGTTCTGTGAAGAAGAGGATGCTCATCATTAG
- the LOC120260962 gene encoding ent-kaurenoic acid oxidase-like isoform X1, producing the protein MTELWGFLMAMEVVVVVVVVVLMLLLFFGKMMHEWWHESKLGPHRRRSLPPGDMGFPFIGNMWSFLHAFKSHHPDSFIASFVSRFDRIGIYKAFMFGSPTILVTTPEICKIVLMDDERFIPGWPKSTCELIGKRSFVGIIHEEHKRLRRLTSKPINGHEALSSYLKFIEETVISTLDQWSSMGQIQFLTELRKLTFKIIMHIFVSSESESMMEAMERVYTDLNYGMRAMAINLPGFAYHRALKARKKLVAVLKSIIEKRRGKQDSEKKDMMDALMEVEDENRKKLDDEEIIDILIMYLNAGHESSGHITMWATVFLQEHQEYLQIAKLEQEQIRKNIPQTQQGLTLKEYRQMEYLSKVIDETLRIVNISFVAFRQATTDVMIQDYIIPKDWKVQLWYRNVHMDPEVYPDPKAFKPSRWNVCYATTSSFNSLSCSSESMNYFQGLAPKAGTFLPFGGGSRLCPGNDLAKLEISIFLHYFLLDYKLERLNPQCPVRYLPHPRPTDNCLAKITKFSSISM; encoded by the exons ATGACAGAGCTGTGGGGCTTTCTCATGGCtatggaggtggtggtggtggtggtggtggtggtgctaaTGCTATTGCTGTTTTTTGGGAAGATGATGCATGAATGGTGGCATGAAAGCAAGCTCGGTCCTCACCGTCGCCGGAGTCTTCCACCGGGTGACATGGGTTTCCCTTTCATTGGCAACATGTGGTCTTTCCTCCATGCTTTCAAGTCTCACCACCCTGACTCCTTCATTGCTTCCTTTGTTTCAAg ATTTGATAGGATTGGAATTTACAAGGCGTTTATGTTTGGAAGTCCGACGATACTCGTTACGACACCAGAGATTTGCAAGATTGTTCTTATGGATGATGAGAGGTTCATTCCTGGCTGGCCAAAGTCGACTTGTGAACTCATTGGTAAAAGATCTTTTGTAGGAATTATTCATGAAGAACATAAACGGTTACGTCGGTTGACATCGAAACCGATCAATGGTCATGAAGCTCTGTCTAGTTATCTCAAGTTCATTGAGGAGACTGTGATTTCTACTTTGGATCAATGGTCTTCAATGGGGCAAATTCAGTTCCTAACTGAGCTGAGAAAACTAACTTTCAAGATCATCATGCATATATTTGTAAGTTCAGAGAGTGAATCTATGATGGAAGCAATGGAAAGGGTATACACTGATCTGAATTATGGTATGAGAGCCATGGCTATCAATCTCCCTGGTTTTGCTTATCATAGAGCACTGAAG GCAAGAAAGAAGCTGGTTGCGGTACTAAAATCGATCATTGAAAAGAGAAGAGGTAAACAAGATTCAGAGAAAAAGGACATGATGGATGCTTTAATGGAAGTTGAAGATGAGAACCGGAAAAAGCTAGATGACGAAGAGATTATTGACATTTTGATCATGTATCTCAATGCTGGTCATGAATCATCAGGCCATATCACAATGTGGGCAACTGTTTTCCTACAAGAACATCAAGAATACTTGCAAATAGCCAAG TTAGAACAAGAACAGATAAGAAAGAACATTCCTCAAACGCAACAGGGATTAACACTCAAAGAGTATCGACAAATGGAATATCTTTCAAAAGTTATTGATGAAACCTTGCGCATAGTTAATATCTCATTCGTGGCTTTTCGGCAAGCAACAACTGATGTTATGATTCAAG ATTATATCATACCAAAGGATTGGAAAGTTCAGCTATGGTACCGAAATGTCCATATGGATCCTGAAGTTTATCCAGATCCTAAAGCATTTAAGCCGTCTAGATGGAATGTATGTTATGCAACAACTTCTAGTTTTAATAGTTTGTCATGTTCATCGGAGTCTATGAATTATTTTCAGGGACTTGCACCGAAAGCGGGAACATTCCTTCCCTTTGGAGGAGGAAGCAGGCTATGCCCAGGAAATGATCTAGCAAAACtagaaatttcaatttttctgCATTACTTTCTTCTCGATTACAA GTTAGAGAGACTAAATCCGCAATGTCCTGTGAGATACTTGCCTCATCCTCGACCGACCGATAACTGCCTTGCTAAGATCACAAAGTTCTCCTCAATATCCATGTAA
- the LOC120260962 gene encoding ent-kaurenoic acid oxidase-like isoform X2, whose product MTELWGFLMAMEVVVVVVVVVLMLLLFFGKMMHEWWHESKLGPHRRRSLPPGDMGFPFIGNMWSFLHAFKSHHPDSFIASFVSRFDRIGIYKAFMFGSPTILVTTPEICKIVLMDDERFIPGWPKSTCELIGKRSFVGIIHEEHKRLRRLTSKPINGHEALSSYLKFIEETVISTLDQWSSMGQIQFLTELRKLTFKIIMHIFVSSESESMMEAMERVYTDLNYGMRAMAINLPGFAYHRALKARKKLVAVLKSIIEKRRGKQDSEKKDMMDALMEVEDENRKKLDDEEIIDILIMYLNAGHESSGHITMWATVFLQEHQEYLQIAKLEQEQIRKNIPQTQQGLTLKEYRQMEYLSKVIDETLRIVNISFVAFRQATTDVMIQDYIIPKDWKVQLWYRNVHMDPEVYPDPKAFKPSRWNGLAPKAGTFLPFGGGSRLCPGNDLAKLEISIFLHYFLLDYKLERLNPQCPVRYLPHPRPTDNCLAKITKFSSISM is encoded by the exons ATGACAGAGCTGTGGGGCTTTCTCATGGCtatggaggtggtggtggtggtggtggtggtggtgctaaTGCTATTGCTGTTTTTTGGGAAGATGATGCATGAATGGTGGCATGAAAGCAAGCTCGGTCCTCACCGTCGCCGGAGTCTTCCACCGGGTGACATGGGTTTCCCTTTCATTGGCAACATGTGGTCTTTCCTCCATGCTTTCAAGTCTCACCACCCTGACTCCTTCATTGCTTCCTTTGTTTCAAg ATTTGATAGGATTGGAATTTACAAGGCGTTTATGTTTGGAAGTCCGACGATACTCGTTACGACACCAGAGATTTGCAAGATTGTTCTTATGGATGATGAGAGGTTCATTCCTGGCTGGCCAAAGTCGACTTGTGAACTCATTGGTAAAAGATCTTTTGTAGGAATTATTCATGAAGAACATAAACGGTTACGTCGGTTGACATCGAAACCGATCAATGGTCATGAAGCTCTGTCTAGTTATCTCAAGTTCATTGAGGAGACTGTGATTTCTACTTTGGATCAATGGTCTTCAATGGGGCAAATTCAGTTCCTAACTGAGCTGAGAAAACTAACTTTCAAGATCATCATGCATATATTTGTAAGTTCAGAGAGTGAATCTATGATGGAAGCAATGGAAAGGGTATACACTGATCTGAATTATGGTATGAGAGCCATGGCTATCAATCTCCCTGGTTTTGCTTATCATAGAGCACTGAAG GCAAGAAAGAAGCTGGTTGCGGTACTAAAATCGATCATTGAAAAGAGAAGAGGTAAACAAGATTCAGAGAAAAAGGACATGATGGATGCTTTAATGGAAGTTGAAGATGAGAACCGGAAAAAGCTAGATGACGAAGAGATTATTGACATTTTGATCATGTATCTCAATGCTGGTCATGAATCATCAGGCCATATCACAATGTGGGCAACTGTTTTCCTACAAGAACATCAAGAATACTTGCAAATAGCCAAG TTAGAACAAGAACAGATAAGAAAGAACATTCCTCAAACGCAACAGGGATTAACACTCAAAGAGTATCGACAAATGGAATATCTTTCAAAAGTTATTGATGAAACCTTGCGCATAGTTAATATCTCATTCGTGGCTTTTCGGCAAGCAACAACTGATGTTATGATTCAAG ATTATATCATACCAAAGGATTGGAAAGTTCAGCTATGGTACCGAAATGTCCATATGGATCCTGAAGTTTATCCAGATCCTAAAGCATTTAAGCCGTCTAGATGGAAT GGACTTGCACCGAAAGCGGGAACATTCCTTCCCTTTGGAGGAGGAAGCAGGCTATGCCCAGGAAATGATCTAGCAAAACtagaaatttcaatttttctgCATTACTTTCTTCTCGATTACAA GTTAGAGAGACTAAATCCGCAATGTCCTGTGAGATACTTGCCTCATCCTCGACCGACCGATAACTGCCTTGCTAAGATCACAAAGTTCTCCTCAATATCCATGTAA